A single window of Pieris rapae chromosome 4, ilPieRapa1.1, whole genome shotgun sequence DNA harbors:
- the LOC110992792 gene encoding pickpocket protein 19-like: MKDIVYFRGAAFNLVNVCVHSKNPDPKCPFSNYSYYVNLVRSTCPELLTNCLFNKKEFDCCKYFVPIHTDMGTCFALNSVQVMNPNLYPMVFNVTQKEGVLKFETLLNTMLYTLGEDEVPTVTTLTSSTLKLVLGKKYQRQVVVKNIENDPLTVETTPAQRACRFSYENDNGLYPFYSYSTCTVLCRKREQMKLCGCIDHFMIGSDESQMCNISGLLCLHRHFSQLTTLKPRWAGGRPGLVCDCLPSCDETEITVIKDAVTSAGRGRKKRIAVELKLAYLPTERFKRNVVRSRLDLVVSIGGAAGLFVGASLLSFVELIFFFTIRLLDNIYLEKRKKKDRRNMKTFQTAMPMNTRRFYSQRSNLITFRS, from the exons ATGAAAGACATTGTATACTTCCGTGGTGCCGCTTTCAACTTAGTTAACGTGTGTGTCCATTCGAAAAATCCAGATCCGAAATGCCCTTTCTCCAACTATAGCTATTACGTGAATCTCGTGAGGAGTACCTGTCCGGAACTCCTtacaaactgcttatttaataagaaagagTTTGATTGCTGCAAATATTTTGTGCCAATACACACGGATATGGGTACCTGTTTTGCCTTGAATTCTGTTCAAGTTAT gaatcCCAATCTATACCCAATGGTTTTTAACGTGACGCAAAAAGAAGGCGTTCTTAAATTTGAGACTCTATTGAATACGATG ttaTACACTCTTGGCGAGGACGAAGTACCTACTGTCACCACGCTTACGTCATCAACGCTGAAATTAGTGCTTGGGAAAAAATATCA GCGTCAAGTAGTAGTGAAGAACATTGAAAACGATCCTTTAACTGTGGAAACAACTCCTGCGCAAAGAGCTTGTCGTTTCTCCTACGAAAATGATAATGGACTATATCCTTTTTACTCTTACAGCACGTGTACCGTGCTATGTCGCAAACGAGAACAAATGAAGCTCTGCGGATGCATTGATCATTTTATGATAGGATCtg ATGAATCACAAATGTGTAACATAAGTGGTTTGCTGTGTCTCCACCGTCATTTTAGTCAGTTGACAACACTAAAGCCGCGTTGGGCTGGGGGACGGCCTGGTTTAGTTTGTGACTGTTTACCTTCATGTGATGAAACTGAGATTACTGTCATAAAAGATGCTGTTACATCTGCCGG ACGTGGTCGAAAAAAGAGAATAGCAGTAGAGTTAAAACTGGCTTATTTACCAACTGAGAGGTTTAAAAGGAACGTGGTTAGAAGTCGCCTTGACTTAGTTG TTTCGATTGGCGGTGCTGCTGGGTTATTTGTTGGTGCGAGTTTGTTGAGCTTTGTCgaactaatttttttctttacaatacGACTCttggataatatttatttggaaaaacGCAAGAAAAAAGACAGAAGGAATATGAAGACTTTTCAAACAGCTATGCCGATGAATACAAGGAGGTTTTATTCTCAAAGAagcaatttaataacttttagaTCTTAA
- the LOC110993092 gene encoding uncharacterized protein F21D5.5, whose product MVRKCFLRCLLDSHAPIALTHKVEITIGRSKLTKIKEQLCSRHQLSLTADCEECFVEVKQLGINPSGLDGFALKKDVTYKITHGSKIEILLNQFFHIIEFEPPPDGYDPPRTSLKRKLSDTPEPNLKLIKTDTMDIKECSESKWEDIDKGEVYIYTAKGVKSSKNIAAFDMDGTLIKTKSGKVHPVDTNDWQILFPCIPQKVAEKHSEGYKIVLLSNQSPIGSGRVKIEDFKKKIEAVVSKLNIPAQVYMATGKGFYRKPATGMWNVLAEMKNNDIPIDMKESFYVGDAAGRAANWAPGKKKDHSMADILLAKNLNLKFYTPEQFFLGHSIANVPMIQPEFIPKDVKAAPFNDRLLSSEQEILVMVGYPASGKSFIAKQIQQKSSNKYAIVCRDELGSWQKCSAEASKLLQQGKSVIVDSTNPDLESRSRWTSLAKGKKVQCRCAKMATTKAHAQHNNKFREIMKFKHGIVNDIVFNTYKSKFVEPKATEGFKEVLVVNFNPCFEDEQAEKLYRMFLLEK is encoded by the exons atgGTACGCAAGTGTTTTCTACGCTGTTTATTAGACTCGCATGCGCCCATAGCTTTAACCCATAAAGTGGAGATAACAATAGGTCGCAGCAAACTTACTAAGATCAAAGAGCAGCTGTGCTCTCGTCATCAac TAAGTTTGACAGCTGATTGTGAAGAGTGTTTTGTGGAAGTAAAGCAGCTGGGTATAAATCCATCAGGTTTGGATGGTTTTGCCTTGAAAAAAGATGTTACCTATAAAATAACACATGGAAGCAAAATAGAGATATtattaaaccaattttttCACATCATAGAATTTGAGCCACCTCCAGATGGGTATGATCCACCTAGAACTAGTCTAAAAAGAAAGCTTAGTGACACTCCTGAACCTAATTTAAAGCTTATAAAAACAGATACTATGGACATAAAAGAATGCTCGGAAAGCAAATGGGAAGACATTGACAAAGGagaagtttatatatatacagcaaAGGGTGTAAAGTcgagtaaaaatattgcagCATTTGACATGGAtggtactttaataaaaacaaagtcaggTAAAGTCCATCCTGTGGACACAAATGATTGGCAGATTCTGTTCCCCTGTATTCCGCAAAAAGTGGCTGAAAAACATAGTGAGGGTTATAAAATAGTTCTTTTGAGTAATCAGTCACCTATTGGCAGTGGCAGAGTGAAAATAGaggattttaaaaagaaaattgaagCTGTTGTATCTAAACTAAACATACCTGCTCAAGTTTATATGGCAACTGGAAAGGGATTCTATAGAAAACCAGCCACTGGTATGTGGAATGTACTTGCTGAGATG AAAAACAATGATATACCTATAGACATGAAAGAGAGTTTTTATGTTGGTGATGCAGCAGGAAGAGCTGCTAACTGGGCACCAGGGAAGAAAAAAGACCACTCAATGGCTGATATTTTACTTGCAAAGAATcttaatcttaaattttaCACACCAGAACAGTTCTTCTTAGGTCATTCCATTGCAAATGTGCCCATGATTCAACCAGAATTTATACCAAAAGATGTCAAGGCTGCGCCATTTAATGACAGATTATTAAGCTCTGAGCAAgag atTCTAGTGATGGTAGGATATCCTGCAAGTGGTAAATCATTTATTGCCAAGCAAATACAGCAGAAATCTAGTAACAAATATGCAATAGTTTGTCGAGACGAGCTTGGTTCATGGCAAAAATGTTCTGCAGAAGCTTCTAAGTTATTGcag cagGGAAAAAGTGTGATTGTCGATAGTACAAACCCAGATCTAGAGTCTCGTAGTCGTTGGACATCTTTAGCCAAAGGCAAGAAGGTGCAGTGTCGATGCGCCAAAATGGCGACGACTAAAGCACACGCACaacataataacaaatttaggGAAATTATGAAGTTTAAGCATGGAATAGTTAACGATATCGTGTTTAATACATACAA gtccAAGTTTGTTGAACCAAAGGCTACTGAAGGCTTCAAAGAAGTATTAGTCGTTAATTTTAATCCGTGTTTCGAAGACGAACAAGCAGAAAAACTCTAcagaatgtttttattagaaaagtaa
- the LOC110993289 gene encoding uncharacterized protein LOC110993289 isoform X2 produces MTTEHKDSSMMSRFKVFCSGQACGARWTIGALLLAPLTAANPNYCAVPATILVAVFITLASFINRDLKKLAEVLPPSKTGRGRRERNLRSFADFMAMWMWFLSHLVAVAVCARILSATADHVTGSRTRRWLFGYEARSLGEPWPDVLGVTVVLVVCAMFMCGLEESMMFTCLLLIILYIFSQSFTIYGLMNLDITNIKIPLPITVYELFAAGAPISYTFCTVQKKNDNESFNRNVLLMIGLPALVLSCLCFLYTNMLQGTSIDAALPMTTLLEARMAGWICPVLAAITVAGVCLALTELCPLLFSVLVQLASPEWKVLTRSMTYESTTTGSPVLAVFTAGSLAAILAFACPLAHMITLMNASHLMSLTIQALHFIIMRCVPTTEQIEAGDVEYKRLGIGTSIATRKSSGLKRKRSLWFIPSAIRHTKTLESIKSKVNKEERECLLLDEYSGCQSEEVEQRSGSGLAELAEAEVVDLQSDMEASDGELSSGDDSTDIDAVVKEYRDRIQVVTAIPESSTPAPPSVRGARWVAVGACTQLIASAFIAAGFCCEKYRVPMFATGIPLWLCGTFISIWHPAHLVGIKRLNQLQGPITMLLSLLLLTPLLLDSWPAIILFAGAGVVIYARCERWCGDLAVHQARSTLERRKLRHVTATMPLGGARLTHIDTVYITR; encoded by the exons ATGACAACTGAACATAAAGACAGCTCAATGATGAGCAGGTTCAAGGTGTTCTGTAGTGGGCAAGCTTGTGGCGCAAGGTGGACCATCGGAGCCCTACTTTTAGCACCCCTCACTGCAGCGAACCCCAATTACTGTGCCGTGCCTGCTACAATTCTGGTTGCTGTATTCATCACTTTAGCAT CGTTCATAAACAGGGACCTAAAGAAATTGGCAGAAGTGCTTCCACCTTCTAAAACCGGACGAGGAAGACGGGAACGCAATTTAAGATCATTCGCCGATTTCATGGCTATGTGGATGTGGTTTTTGTCACATCTTGTGGCTGTTGCTGTCTGTGCCAGAATCCTTAGCGCTACTGCCGATCATGTAACTGGAAGTAGAACTAGGCGCTGGTTGTTTGGGTACGAAGCCAGGTCACTTGGAGAGCCTTGGCCTGATGTATTGGGCGTCACTGTAGTGTTAGTGGTTTGCGCTATGTTCATGTGTGGACTGGAG GAAAGTATGATGTTTACGTGTCTACTGTTGATTATTCTGTATATATTCAGCCAGTCTTTTACGATATATGGCCTTATGAATCTGGATATTACCAATATTAAGATTCCTTTACCTATTACCGTGTATGAG tTATTCGCTGCTGGTGCTCCTATATCGTACACATTTTGTACAGTACAAAAGAAGAATGATAATGAAAGTTTTAATAGGAATGTGCTACTAATGATTGGCCTACCAGCTCTTGTTCTAAGTTGCCTTTGTTTCCTTTACACAAATATGTTGCAAgg TACGAGCATTGACGCCGCATTACCAATGACAACGTTATTAGAAGCACGGATGGCTGGTTGGATATGTCCAGTTTTAGCAGCTATAACGGTAGCAGGAGTCTGTCTAGCGTTAACAGAGCTCTGTCCTTTACTTTTTTCTGTACTCGTCCAACTCGCCTCCCCAGAATGGAAGGTACTAACCCGTTCTATGACGTATGAAAGTACGACAACAGGAAGTCCGGTCTTAGCTGTTTTTACAGCAG gaAGCTTAGCCGCCATACTAGCATTTGCGTGTCCACTTGCCCACATGATCACACTTATGAATGCCAGTCATTTAATGAGTCTGACAATTCAGGCCCTTCACTTCATTATTATGAGATGCGTACCTACAACTGAACAAATTGAAGCCGGTG acgTTGAATATAAGCGCCTCGGTATCGGTACCAGCATTGCCACAAGAAAATCATCAGGACTTAAACGGAAACGCAGCCTTTGGTTTATACCTTCGGCGATACGTCACACAAAAACTTTAGAGAGCATTAAATCTAAAGTGAATAAag AAGAAAGAGAATGCCTACTGTTAGACGAGTATTCTGGCTGTCAAAGTGAAGAAGTCGAACAACGCTCTGGCAGTGGGCTTGCTGAATTGGCCGAAGCAGAAGTTGTTGACCTTCAATCTGATATGGAGGCCAGCGATGGGGAACTCTCATCGGGAGACGATTCTACTGATATTGATGCGGTTGTTAAGGAGTATAGAGACAGGATACAG GTCGTAACAGCCATCCCTGAATCAAGTACACCAGCGCCACCTAGCGTACGAGGCGCGCGGTGGGTGGCAGTTGGCGCTTGTACGCAGCTGATAGCGAGCGCCTTTATTGCTGCAGGTTTCTGCTGCGAGAAATACAGAGTGCCTATGTTTGCTACTGGAATACCAC TTTGGTTATGTGGGACATTCATATCAATATGGCACCCAGCACACCTCGTTGGCATCAAGAGGTTGAACCAGTTACAAGGACCTATAACGATGTTACTCTCGCTTCTGCTTCTCACACCTTTACTTTTGGATTCTTGGCCAGCTATTATCCTTTTCGCTGGAGCTG GTGTGGTTATATACGCACGCTGTGAACGTTGGTGCGGCGATTTAGCGGTACATCAAGCGCGCAGTACTCTAGAGCGCCGGAAGCTGCGTCATGTCACCGCCACTATGCCGCTAGGTGGCGCACGACTTACACATATCGATACAGTGTATATCACTAG ATGA
- the LOC110993289 gene encoding uncharacterized protein LOC110993289 isoform X1, which translates to MTTEHKDSSMMSRFKVFCSGQACGARWTIGALLLAPLTAANPNYCAVPATILVAVFITLASFINRDLKKLAEVLPPSKTGRGRRERNLRSFADFMAMWMWFLSHLVAVAVCARILSATADHVTGSRTRRWLFGYEARSLGEPWPDVLGVTVVLVVCAMFMCGLEESMMFTCLLLIILYIFSQSFTIYGLMNLDITNIKIPLPITVYELFAAGAPISYTFCTVQKKNDNESFNRNVLLMIGLPALVLSCLCFLYTNMLQGTSIDAALPMTTLLEARMAGWICPVLAAITVAGVCLALTELCPLLFSVLVQLASPEWKVLTRSMTYESTTTGSPVLAVFTAGSLAAILAFACPLAHMITLMNASHLMSLTIQALHFIIMRCVPTTEQIEAGDVEYKRLGIGTSIATRKSSGLKRKRSLWFIPSAIRHTKTLESIKSKVNKETEERECLLLDEYSGCQSEEVEQRSGSGLAELAEAEVVDLQSDMEASDGELSSGDDSTDIDAVVKEYRDRIQVVTAIPESSTPAPPSVRGARWVAVGACTQLIASAFIAAGFCCEKYRVPMFATGIPLWLCGTFISIWHPAHLVGIKRLNQLQGPITMLLSLLLLTPLLLDSWPAIILFAGAGVVIYARCERWCGDLAVHQARSTLERRKLRHVTATMPLGGARLTHIDTVYITR; encoded by the exons ATGACAACTGAACATAAAGACAGCTCAATGATGAGCAGGTTCAAGGTGTTCTGTAGTGGGCAAGCTTGTGGCGCAAGGTGGACCATCGGAGCCCTACTTTTAGCACCCCTCACTGCAGCGAACCCCAATTACTGTGCCGTGCCTGCTACAATTCTGGTTGCTGTATTCATCACTTTAGCAT CGTTCATAAACAGGGACCTAAAGAAATTGGCAGAAGTGCTTCCACCTTCTAAAACCGGACGAGGAAGACGGGAACGCAATTTAAGATCATTCGCCGATTTCATGGCTATGTGGATGTGGTTTTTGTCACATCTTGTGGCTGTTGCTGTCTGTGCCAGAATCCTTAGCGCTACTGCCGATCATGTAACTGGAAGTAGAACTAGGCGCTGGTTGTTTGGGTACGAAGCCAGGTCACTTGGAGAGCCTTGGCCTGATGTATTGGGCGTCACTGTAGTGTTAGTGGTTTGCGCTATGTTCATGTGTGGACTGGAG GAAAGTATGATGTTTACGTGTCTACTGTTGATTATTCTGTATATATTCAGCCAGTCTTTTACGATATATGGCCTTATGAATCTGGATATTACCAATATTAAGATTCCTTTACCTATTACCGTGTATGAG tTATTCGCTGCTGGTGCTCCTATATCGTACACATTTTGTACAGTACAAAAGAAGAATGATAATGAAAGTTTTAATAGGAATGTGCTACTAATGATTGGCCTACCAGCTCTTGTTCTAAGTTGCCTTTGTTTCCTTTACACAAATATGTTGCAAgg TACGAGCATTGACGCCGCATTACCAATGACAACGTTATTAGAAGCACGGATGGCTGGTTGGATATGTCCAGTTTTAGCAGCTATAACGGTAGCAGGAGTCTGTCTAGCGTTAACAGAGCTCTGTCCTTTACTTTTTTCTGTACTCGTCCAACTCGCCTCCCCAGAATGGAAGGTACTAACCCGTTCTATGACGTATGAAAGTACGACAACAGGAAGTCCGGTCTTAGCTGTTTTTACAGCAG gaAGCTTAGCCGCCATACTAGCATTTGCGTGTCCACTTGCCCACATGATCACACTTATGAATGCCAGTCATTTAATGAGTCTGACAATTCAGGCCCTTCACTTCATTATTATGAGATGCGTACCTACAACTGAACAAATTGAAGCCGGTG acgTTGAATATAAGCGCCTCGGTATCGGTACCAGCATTGCCACAAGAAAATCATCAGGACTTAAACGGAAACGCAGCCTTTGGTTTATACCTTCGGCGATACGTCACACAAAAACTTTAGAGAGCATTAAATCTAAAGTGAATAAag AAACAGAAGAAAGAGAATGCCTACTGTTAGACGAGTATTCTGGCTGTCAAAGTGAAGAAGTCGAACAACGCTCTGGCAGTGGGCTTGCTGAATTGGCCGAAGCAGAAGTTGTTGACCTTCAATCTGATATGGAGGCCAGCGATGGGGAACTCTCATCGGGAGACGATTCTACTGATATTGATGCGGTTGTTAAGGAGTATAGAGACAGGATACAG GTCGTAACAGCCATCCCTGAATCAAGTACACCAGCGCCACCTAGCGTACGAGGCGCGCGGTGGGTGGCAGTTGGCGCTTGTACGCAGCTGATAGCGAGCGCCTTTATTGCTGCAGGTTTCTGCTGCGAGAAATACAGAGTGCCTATGTTTGCTACTGGAATACCAC TTTGGTTATGTGGGACATTCATATCAATATGGCACCCAGCACACCTCGTTGGCATCAAGAGGTTGAACCAGTTACAAGGACCTATAACGATGTTACTCTCGCTTCTGCTTCTCACACCTTTACTTTTGGATTCTTGGCCAGCTATTATCCTTTTCGCTGGAGCTG GTGTGGTTATATACGCACGCTGTGAACGTTGGTGCGGCGATTTAGCGGTACATCAAGCGCGCAGTACTCTAGAGCGCCGGAAGCTGCGTCATGTCACCGCCACTATGCCGCTAGGTGGCGCACGACTTACACATATCGATACAGTGTATATCACTAG ATGA